A single window of Mycosarcoma maydis chromosome 1, whole genome shotgun sequence DNA harbors:
- a CDS encoding putative protein transporter TIM17, with the protein MAHADHTRDPCPWVILNDFGGAFAMGAVGGTIWHGIKGARNSPRGERLPGSLSAIKARAPVLGGNFGVWGGMFSSFDCAVKGIRQKEDPWNAIIAGFMTGGGLAIRSGPKTAIGSGIMCGILLGVFEGVGVLMQRMMAEGNKQVAPIIPDTLPGSAPAGSPALSGAQ; encoded by the coding sequence ATGGCGCACGCAGACCACACACGAGATCCCTGCCCGTGGGTTATCCTGAACGACTTCGGTGGAGCGTTTGCTATGGGTGCGGTGGGCGGCACCATCTGGCACGGTATTAAAGGAGCGCGCAATTCGCCTCGCGGTGAGCGTCTGCCTGGTTCGCTGTCCGCGATCAAGGCGCGCGCTCCGGTGCTCGGCGGAAACTTTGGCGTTTGGGGCGGAATGTTCTCCTCGTTTGATTGCGCTGTCAAAGGCATCCGTCAAAAAGAAGATCCCTGGAacgccatcatcgctgGCTTCATGACTGGTGGCGGACTGGCAATTCGAAGCGGACCCAAAACAGCTATCGGAAGCGGCATCATGTGCGGCATCCTGCTCGGCGTGTTCGAAGGCGTAGGCGTGCTCATGCAAAGGATGATGGCCGAGGGGAATAAACAGGTCGCTCCCATCATTCCGGATACCCTACCTGGCTCAGCACCAGCCGGCTCGCCCGCATTGTCAGGCGCACAATAG
- a CDS encoding putative ABC transporter produces the protein MSLPVTNLAQSSAALQIEPASADTTVQTSTSRTVSSDPSDPIPDAPDESHSESSRSAANSSQHAAHISTAGEEKSGYEYNPGVRAFVGGKHREKWFQVWRPKDPPPAPPASLDDATLIPLANANVISRIFFQWMTPIMVLGYQRPLEATDLWVLSEDLSAKQLGGQLNKDWERRVREAKDYNAKLVSGEIRPGWRRRTSWALRSVLNPKGGDVKQREASWRAPPRPAPAAAAPAGPPTSGPSQAKVTKDSSGHKKPSLVWAMHDQLGWKLWSGLLFKIVGDTSLITSPLVLKAIIKFAQELYAAHARGEPGPPVGRGVGLSFALFFMQIISSLGTHQFFWRSMSCGVESRAALITAIFDRAMKMNGKARSSGKLINHISTDCSRIDFASAWFSIVFAAPIQMIICIIILLTQLGPSALAGFAIFVIATPLQLQTMKALFKFRRGSMKWTDARAKTIQEVLGGMRIVKSFSHEAKFLERIYDIRKNELNGIRKILILRSANNAIAFSLPILAAVLAFVVYSLTGHDLNPAIVFPSLTLFQLLRMPLMFLPLSLSATTDAKNAFDRLYTVFTAEQLEDTVEHDENSKHALVVRDASFRWETVEADEALQSKAKPKKGAKGAAAEVRSASRTDMFSKAKRGAKMSPAVPVTNEPGLPTPVSAKMPDSDNARRLQQIRSEQNDSAADGNVEAIVTEAQLEPTLGEATSAEKTVEEVQEPFSMSHVNLSIPKGELVAIVGPVGSGKSSFLQACIGEMRQTSGSVQWGSERVAYCSQSAWIQNATVRNNILFGQPFDEERYWHAVKVSELEADLAMLPAGDLTEIGEKGVNLSGGQKQRVNIARALYYNADIVCLDDPLSAVDAHVGKALFYNAIMGLRAKGATVFLVTHALHFLPDVDRIITLEDGHIAEMGTYDELNSANGPFQRLVVEFGGEKEKNEEEEKGDEAEAIEDAENDENKGNILDRSKLSGGKPGDKAGALMQAEERNTGSVSMHVYISYLKFGRGTYMVPICVGSIVLMQVANILNSYWLIWWQQNHFNKPVGFYMGIYAMLGIVMTMFTFVMGCAMGFLSYYACKKVHHEAIQRVVYAPMAWLDVTPIGRIMNRFSKDVDVVDNQLADAVRMAANTLASVAGAVILITILTHYFVIAVAVVLVFYFFGALFYRSSAREVKRLDALLRSNLYSHFSETLSGLATIRAYRETDTFVKENQKRMDIENRAYYLSITNQRWLGVRLDMLGALLVLIVALLTTASSTPITGGNAGIALTYMLTVAQAFSWMTRQIAEVENDSASVERLLYYAEELEQEKAQTRPDNPMRESWPEEGRISFKDIWLTYRPGLPSVLKGISFEVGSGEKVGIVGRTGAGKSSLLTALLRLVELSKGSIEIDGVDVGHIGLEDLRRKLAILPQEPLLFSGTLRSNLDPFGIYDDARLNDALKRAYLIGDDTHTHGAATPVIPVLEAGSETGSVEEDEKKVVSASGDSSPGRSITRISLDTVIEEEGANLSVGQRSLVSLARALVKNSKIILLDEATASVDLETDAKIQQTIREEFANRTILCIAHRLRTILSYDRIAVFDKGELAEYASPLELFDRPEGIFHSMCVRSNITREEIVRNAQLGSAFQ, from the coding sequence ATGTCGCTCCCTGTAACGAACCTGGCGCAGTCGAGCGCTGCGCTACAGATCGAGCCCGCCTCTGCCGACACAACAGTACAAACGTCTACCTCTCGCACCGTCTCCTCTGATCCATCGGATCCCATCCCAGACGCCCCAGACGAAAGCCATAGCGAGTCCTCTCGGAGTGCCGCTAATTCCAGCCAACATGCAGCACATATCTCCACGGCCGGAGAAGAAAAGTCGGGCTACGAATACAATCCCGGCGTACGCGCTTTTGTCGGAGGTAAGCACAGAGAAAAGTGGTTCCAGGTTTGGCGACCCAAGGACCCCCCACCTGCTCCTCCCGCCAGTCTTGACGACGCTACGCTTATTCCACTCGCAAACGCCAATGTCATTAGCCGCATCTTCTTCCAGTGGATGACCCCTATCATGGTGCTGGGTTATCAGCGACCTCTTGAAGCTACCGACCTCTGGGTGCTCTCCGAAGACCTCAgtgccaagcagctcggcggTCAGCTCAACAAGGATTGGGAGCGCCGTGTTCGCGAAGCCAAGGATTACAATGCTAAGCTTGTCTCGGGCGAGATCCGGCCCGGGTGGAGGAGACGCACCTCTTGGGCTCTGCGATCCGTGCTCAATCCCAAAGGCGGCGATGTCAAGCAACGCGAAGCGAGCTGGAGAGCTCCACCCAGGCCTGCtcctgccgctgctgctcctgctggACCTCCTACGTCTGGTCCTTCCCAAGCCAAAGTTACCAAAGACTCCTCGGGCCACAAAAAGCCGTCGCTTGTCTGGGCCATGCACGATCAACTTGGTTGGAAGCTGTGGTCTGGTCTCTTGTTCAAGATCGTTGGCGATACTTCGCTCATCACCTCGCCGCTCGTGCTCAAAGCCATCATCAAATTCGCTCAAGAGCTATACGCGGCTCATGCACGCGGAGAACCTGGTCCGCCCGTCGGCCGTGGGGTCGGTTTGTCCTTTGCCCTATTCTTCATGCAGATCATCTCGTCTCTAGGCACTCATCAGTTCTTCTGGCGCTCCATGTCGTGTGGCGTCGAGTCACGAGCAGCGCTCATCACCGCCATCTTTGACCGTGCCATGAAAATGAATGGTAAAGCTCGATCAAGTGGTAAGCTCATCAACCATATCTCTACCGACTGCAGTCGTATCGACTTTGCCTCGGCTTGGTTCTCCATAGTCTTTGCTGCGCCTATCCAGATGATCATCTGCATCATCATTCTCCTTACCCAGCTCGGTCCCTCGGCGTTGGCCGGTTTTGCCATCTTTGTCATTGCCACTCCTCTTCAATTACAGACCATGAAGGCGCTTTTCAAGTTCCGACGAGGTTCTATGAAATGGACTGAtgcaagagcaaagaccATTCAAGAAGTCCTCGGAGGCATGCGCATCGTCAAGTCATTCTCGCACGAAGCCAAAttcctcgagcgcatctACGACATTCGGAAGAACGAGCTGAACGGCATCCGCAAGATCCTCATCCTTCGATCCGCCAACAATGCCATCGCATTTAGCTTGCCCATCCTAGCGGCTGTCCTCGCTTTTGTTGTCTACAGCCTCACCGGTCACGACCTCAATCCCGCCATCGTCTTTCCTTCGCTCACGCTTTTCCAGCTGCTTCGAATGCCGCTCATGTTTCTgcctctctcgctctcggccACTACCGATGCCAAGAATGCCTTTGATCGTCTTTACACTGTCTTTACTGCAGAACAGCTCGAAGACACAGTCGAGCACGACGAGAACAGCAAGCACGCTCTTGTCGTTCGCGATGCTTCTTTCCGCTGGGAGACTGTCGAGGCAGACGAGGCGCTCCAGTCCAAAGCTAAGCCCAAAAAAGGCGCCAAGGGTGCCGCTGCAGAGGTCCGGTCAGCATCTCGTACAGACATGTTCAGCAAAGCCAAGAGAGGGGCGAAAATGTCGCCTGCTGTTCCTGTCACCAACGAACCCGGTCTTCCCACACCCGTGTCGGCCAAGATGCCTGACAGCGACAACGCACGACGTTTGCAACAGATTCGATCCGAACAGAACgactctgctgctgatggaAATGTTGAGGCGATTGTCACCGAGGCGCAGCTAGAACCCACGCTTGGAGAGGCTACTAGCGCCGAAAAGACCGTCGAGGAGGTGCAGGAGCCCTTCTCCATGTCTCACGTCAATCTCTCAATTCCCAAGGGTGAGCtggtcgccatcgtcggTCCCGTCGGTTCCGGCAAGTCGTCCTTCCTTCAGGCCTGCATTGGTGAGATGCGCCAGACTAGCGGTTCAGTTCAGTGGGGAAGCGAGCGCGTGGCGTATTGCTCACAGAGCGCCTGGATCCAAAACGCAACGGTGCGCAATAACATTCTTTTTGGACAGCCTTTCGACGAAGAGCGCTACTGGCATGCGGTCAAGGTCTCTGAACTCGAAGCGGATCTTGCTATGTTGCCCGCTGGTGATCTTACCGAGATCGGTGAAAAGGGTGTCAACCTCAGTGGTGGCCAGAAGCAACGAGTCAACATCGCACGTGCACTCTACTACAATGCCGATATCGTCTGTCTCGACGACCCGCTCTCTGCCGTCGACGCGCACGTCGGCAAGGCGCTTTTCTACAACGCGATCATGGGTCTACGTGCCAAAGGCGCTACCGTTTTCCTCGTCACCCACGCCCTCCACTTCCTCCCCGATGTTGACCGCATCATCACGCTCGAAGACGGCCACATTGCCGAGATGGGCACGTACGATGAGCTCAACAGCGCCAATGGGCCATTCCAACGTCTGGTGGTCGAGTTTGGTGGCGAAAAGGAGAAgaacgaggaggaggagaaagGAGACGAGGCCGAAGCTATCGAGGACGCAGAAAACGATGAGAACAAGGGCAACATTCTCGACCGTAGCAAACTTTCTGGAGGCAAGCCCGGTGACAAGGCCGGTGCCCTTATGCAAGCTGAGGAGCGAAACACGGGATCCGTGTCGATGCACGTCTACATTTCGTACCTCAAGTTTGGCCGTGGAACGTACATGGTCCCGATTTGTGTGGGGAGCATCGTGCTCATGCAGGTGGCCAACATTCTCAACTCGTACTGGCTGATTTGGTGGCAGCAGAACCACTTCAACAAGCCCGTCGGCTTCTACATGGGCATCTACGCCATGCTCGGTATCGTCATGACCATGTTCACCTTCGTCATGGGCTGCGCCATGGGCTTCCTCAGTTACTATGCCTGTAAAAAGGTCCATCACGAGGCGATCCAGCGTGTTGTCTACGCACCCATGGCTTGGCTCGATGTGACACCCATCGGTCGAATTATGAATCGATTTTCGAAAGACGTCGATGTGGTCGATAACCAGCTGGCTGATGCGGTTCGTATGGCCGCCAACACGCTTGCATCGGTGGCAGGTGCCGTCATCCTGATTACGATTCTCACGCACTACTTTGTGATTGCCGTTGCagtcgtcctcgtctttTACTTTTTCGGAGCGCTCTTCTACCGCTCGTCGGCACGAGAAGTCAAGCGTCTGGATGCTCTGCTGCGATCCAATCTCTATTCGCACTTTTCTGAGACCCTGTCCGGTCTTGCAACTATCCGGGCGTATCGCGAAACCGACACTTTCGTCAAGGAGAACCAGAAGCGCATGGACATTGAGAATCGTGCTTACTACCTCagcatcacgaatcagcgCTGGCTCGGCGTGCGGCTTGATATGCTCGGCGCGCTCTTGGTGCTCATCGTTGCACTTCTCACCACGGCTAGTTCGACACCTATCACGGGCGGTAACGCAGGTATTGCGCTCACGTACATGTTGACCGTCGCTCAAGCGTTCTCTTGGATGACGCGTCAGAttgccgaggtggagaaCGATTCAGCGTCAGTTGAGCGATTGTTGTACTACGCCGAGGAGCTTGAGCAAGAAAAGGCGCAGACCCGACCTGACAATCCCATGCGCGAATCTTGGCCCGAGGAAGGTCGCATATCATTTAAGGACATCTGGCTCACTTACCGACCTGGGCTGCCATCGGTGCTCAAGGGCATCTCTTTCGAGGTAGGGAGTGGCGAAAaggtcggcatcgtcggtCGAACCGGTGCAGGTAAAAGCTCGCTGTTGACGGCGCTACTGCGTCTTGTGGAGCTCAGCAAAGGTTCGATCGAAAtcgacggcgtcgatgTGGGCCATATCGGATTAGAGGACTTGCGGCGCAAACTAGCCATCTTGCCACAGGAGCCGTTGCTATTCAGTGGAACGCTGCGAAGCAACCTTGATCCTTTCGGTATTTACGACGATGCACGTCTCAacgatgcgctcaagcGTGCCTATCTCATCGGGGACGACACGCATACGCACGGCGCGGCGACCCCTGTGATACCCGTTTTAGAAGCCGGAAGCGAAACGGGCTCggtcgaagaggacgagaagAAAGTGGTTTCGGCTTCAGGCGATTCGTCACCTGGCCGATCCATCACGCGCATCAGCCTCGACACGGTCatcgaagaagaaggagcCAATCTGTCCGTTGGTCAGCGTTCTCTCGTTTCGCTCGCCAGAGCCTTGGTGAAGAATTCCAAGATTATTCTGCTTGATGAAGCCACCGCCTCAGTCGACCTCGAAACCGACGCCAAGATCCAGCAAACGATTCGCGAAGAGTTTGCCAACCGCACCATACTTTGCATCGCCCACCGTCTGAGAACGATTCTGTCGTACGATCGCATCGCGGTGTTCGACAAGGGCGAGCTGGCAGAATATGCAAGCCCGTTGGAACTGTTTGATCGCCCCGAAGGCATCTTTCACAGCATGTGTGTGAGAAGCAACATTACGCGCGAGGAGATCGTACGCAATGCACAACTGGGAAGTGCTTTCCAGTAA
- a CDS encoding uncharacterized protein (related to Proteasome activator complex subunit 3), producing the protein MSGEAVKLEFEQSTTDALEAWQQSIRDNAINILQKTLPEKILSLNARIAEVESDGQSLFSKAHYFEPVTIGSDVAVYASSASHDDAGSSSKKRKTVDVRAVNGDSPSSDAAHVYTGVVHTPAFLMRAFDELRIEWDQLIETMDSLKIYINLQMPQIEDGDTFGVSIQEEALNEIIRTQESAYTLISTPFTYHSTRGDLAAKLVKFPGVQDYEKAILEHDRKTVYRLKMYLTDIRNMYAVVFDIVKKNIGKISKPKSGNQMGSYG; encoded by the coding sequence ATGTCAGGAGAAGctgtcaagctcgaatTTGAGCAGTCTACAACAGACGCGCTCGAAGCGTGGCAGCAATCCATTCGTGACAACGCCATCAACATCCTTCAAAAGACATTGCCGGAAAAGATTCTTTCGCTGAATGCAAGGATCGCCGAAGTCGAGAGCGACGGGCAATCTCTCTTCTCAAAAGCTCACTACTTTGAGCCTGTAACCATTGGTAGCGATGTAGCTGTCTACGCGTCTTCTGCGTCGCACGATGACGCTGGCTCGAGtagcaagaagcgcaagacaGTCGATGTCCGGGCTGTGAACGGTGATTCGCCTTCGTCAGACGCTGCACACGTATACACCGGCGTAGTCCACACGCCAGCCTTCCTAATGCGCGCattcgacgagctgcgcatcGAATGGGACCAACTCATCGAAACCATGGATTCGCTCAAAATATACATCAACCTCCAAATGCCGCAGATCGAAGACGGAGATACTTTCGGCGTTTCGATCcaggaagaagcgctcaaCGAAATCATCCGCACCCAAGAGTCAGCTTACACACTCATCTCCACCCCTTTCACATACCACTCTACAAGAGGTGACCTCGCGGCCAAACTGGTCAAGTTCCCAGGTGTGCAGGACTACGAGAAAGCGATCCTCGAGCATGACAGAAAAACGGTATATAGATTAAAGATGTACTTGACCGACATCAGGAACATGTACGCTGTGGTGTTTGACATCGTCAAGAAGAATATCGGCAAGATCAGCAAGCCGAAGAGTGGCAACCAGATGGGTTCGTATGGTTAA
- a CDS encoding exocyst subunit SEC5 (related to Exocyst complex component Sec5), whose product MALQFDEAELLKAYHLDSLEPSAWHTTETGADEKGSASSTAVADEPDPLGLRSSMATFRGLPKDVKTQTSLSSKAFDAKVFLSTIHPDATFADLSHGIQHLKNSIDQRSEALKVLVEENFDRFVAVKATTDGVYREMRDTESGPLQPQADYGVASLNNILANASAKADQVFMPVLENNLKTIKLRSTLGVFERSKFFFNLPGSLSESVEMGRYDVALRDYKKGKYLLDSRPGQLLAVGSATQPESAGGARNDIQQKRVFAKVWDAVEVTMKDMQSRLTAQLREPRRSVEEQERTIEILLELDPTDDPVSIFLESQHEHLRSVMRKTFDGGVARIEAARSAQRASSSAADRDRARDLQKSIRSMRFIDRLDASFDKCTGAETWKATHDLVKSLSKTIAGSLPNFWRVAKNHAEGKFTRAKTRLGGATSATTTSGTTMSAKNKAWAVEALDAYISLVSHLFSLTDMSILIRQPLPTQTPDWVPTGTSSPTAAHYLRKMLTQLVEACNDLASLGITSTSSLRGLLTNARFSFVQVLCVLWQEDAKLLHMLEDWTLNPDEQATTLHLRELAAFHKSNARQAFHLAGGRSAVTPASALEASRKNRNAEQPVAPEFTTRIKASFLDALYAFLDGLVHLAFSDYSPLEPRTALSVQSVPGHPGSAVDVRDPDTRVLVSVTNLSHLSRIVVPSLVKQFGDAYAVKMDEDLATLTEVSTQLDAILFNDYVQRKSAWISEIVSHGILSSGIEWSNIPKPSSVHAFIYQALLSLVQVHAHVRSIAKPLVTRTVTTLVDDLASTTLDSFQRIPRFGLGGMLQATLEIEFLHQTLTNFISPKAEGLLKQVYETISHKYRRVDAREKEQLNSELERVKQILVASRKATALEFLCFRRARRDTAKDEAAPT is encoded by the coding sequence ATGGCCCTGCAATTTGATGAGGCCGAGTTGCTCAAAGCATACCACCTCGACTCACTCGAACCATCCGCATGGCACACGACAGAGACTGGAGCCGACGAAAAGGGAAGCGCATCCTCCACCGCTGTAGCCGACGAACCTGATCCGCTCGGTCTGCGCTCGTCCATGGCCACCTTTCGTGGTCTTCCCAAGGATGTCAAAACGCAGACATCACTCTCATCCAAGGCATTTGATGCGAAAGTCTTCCTCTCCACTATACATCCCGATGCCACCTTTGCCGACTTATCTCATGGTATTCAGCACCTGAAGAACTCGATAGACCAGCGTTCCGAGGCACTCAAAGTGCTCGTTGAGGAGAACTTTGACAGATTCGTCGCAGTCAAGGCTACTACCGATGGCGTGTACCGCGAAATGCGTGATACAGAGTCTGGACCATTGCAGCCGCAGGCAGATTACGGTGTCGCATCGCTCAACAACATTCTCGCTAATGCATCCGCCAAAGCCGACCAGGTGTTTATGCCTGTCCTCGAGAACAATCTCAAGACCATCAAGCTCCGATCGACTCTGGGCGTATTCGAACGCTCCAAGTTCTTCTTCAACTTGCCAGGATCCCTGTCGGAATCAGTTGAGATGGGAAGATACGATGTAGCGCTTCGCGACTATAAGAAGGGCAAGTACCTCCTCGATAGCCGCCCTGGTCAGCTTCTGGCAGTGGGTAGTGCCACACAACCCGAATCGGCCGGAGGGGCGAGGAACGACATTCAGCAGAAACGCGTGTTCGCTAAAGTATGGGATGCAGTTGAGGTCACCATGAAGGACATGCAGAGTCGACTTACGGCGCAACTTCGTGAACCGCGCAGGAGCGTAGAGGAGCAGGAAAGGACGATCGAAATCCTGCTCGAACTCGATCCCACCGACGATCCGGTGTCGATCTTCCTAGAGTCGCAGCATGAGCACTTGCGCAGCGTCATGCGTAAGACGTTTGATGGCGGCGTGGCTCGCATCGAGGCTGCGCGTTCGGCTCAGCGCGCATCTAGCAGTGCAGCCGATCGCGACCGTGCGAGGGATCTTCAGAAGAGCATTCGTAGCATGCGTTTCATAGACCGACTCGATGCTTCATTCGACAAGTGTACAGGCGCTGAGACCTGGAAGGCTACACATGATCTCGTCAAGTCGCTCTCCAAGACGATCGCTGGTTCGCTTCCCAACTTCTGGAGAGTGGCCAAGAACCACGCTGAAGGCAAGTTTACAAGGGCCAAGACGAGATTAGGTGGTGCAACGTccgcgacgacgacaagtGGTACAACCATGTCGGCAAAAAACAAAGCATGGGCAGTCGAAGCGTTGGATGCATACATCAGCCTCGTTTCGCACCTTTTTTCACTCACTGACATGTCGATTCTGATCAGACAGCCGTTGCCGACACAAACGCCAGACTGGGTGCCGACGGGAACGAGCTCGCCGACAGCTGCGCACTATCTGCGAAAGATGCTCACACAGCTAGTGGAGGCGTGCAACGATTTAGCGTCGTTGGGCATCACATCGACTAGCTCGTTGCGTGGACTGCTGACGAATGCGCGGTTCAGCTTTGTGCAGGTGCTGTGCGTGCTTTGGCAGGAAGATGCTAAGCTGTTGCACATGTTGGAAGACTGGACACTGAACCCAGACGAGCAGGCAACGACGTTGCATCTGCGCGAACTGGCTGCTTTCCACAAGAGCAATGCACGTCAGGCGTTTCACCTCGCAGGTGGAAGATCGGCTGTGACGCCAGCATCGGCGTTGGAGGCGAGTCGAAAAAATCGCAATGCGGAACAACCGGTTGCACCCGAGTTCACGACGAGGATCAAAGCGTCGTTCCTCGATGCGCTGTACGCTTTTCTGGATGGCTTGGTACATCTTGCCTTTTCTGACTACAGCCCGTTAGAGCCGCGGACAGCGCTTTCTGTACAGAGTGTGCCGGGACATCCGGGCAGTGCGGTTGACGTACGCGATCCCGACACACGTGTACTTGTCAGTGTCACAAATCTCTCTCATCTCtcgcgcatcgtcgtcccCAGTCTGGTGAAACAGTTTGGTGATGCATACGCAGTCAAGATGGACGAAGACCTAGCAACGCTCACCGAGGTATCTACGCAACTCGATGCGATTCTGTTCAACGACTATGTGCAACGAAAGTCGGCTTGGATCTCGGAAATCGTCTCGCACGGCATTCTTTCGTCCGGGATCGAATGGTCCAACATTCCAAAGCCGTCTTCGGTGCATGCGTTCATCTATCAAGCGCTGCTCTCGTTGGTTCAGGTACATGCACACGTGCGAAGTATAGCCAAGCCGCTCGTCACGCGGACTGTCACGACGCTCGTTGACGACCTCGCGTCTACCACGTTAGATTCGTTCCAACGCATCCCCCGGTTTGGCCTCGGAGGCATGTTACAGGCCACGTTGGAGATCGAGTTCCTGCACCAGACGCTCACCAACTTTATCAGCCCAAAGGCAGAAGGCCTGTTGAAACAGGTGTACGAAACCATCTCGCACAAGTACAGGAGGGTCGACGCACGCGAGAAGGAGCAGTTGAAttccgagctcgagaggGTAAAGCAGATCTTGGTCGCCAGCAGGAAGGCGACCGCGTTAGAGTTTTTGTGTTTCAGACGCGCAAGGCGCGACACTGCCAAGGACGAGGCTGCTCCCACTTGA